The following proteins come from a genomic window of Micromonospora echinofusca:
- a CDS encoding Gfo/Idh/MocA family protein produces MSAGRKLRAGLIGLGAMGRNHARVLAGLDGVELVGIVDPAGDTTGTLRAPVVPELGDLLALGVDYAVVACPTALHEQVGLELAANGVSALIEKPLAQSVDAALRLVEAFEAASLVAGVGHIERYNPALQNLRTRLEAGELGEVYQVVTRRQGPFPHRIADVGVVMDLATHDIDLTSWVTGQEYTSVSARTVSRSGRLHEDMVAVVGQLADGTMVNHLVNWLSPLKERSTVITGDRGCFIADTLTADLTFYANGAIDTEWEALRAFRGVAEGDMVRYAIPKREPLLVEHERFRDAVEGKESDIVTLRQGLRTVEVAGAVLRSATDGSTIAVGTGTPSPAGDTLSTR; encoded by the coding sequence ATGAGCGCCGGCCGCAAGTTGCGCGCCGGCCTGATCGGCCTCGGCGCGATGGGCCGCAACCACGCCCGCGTCCTCGCCGGCCTGGACGGCGTCGAGCTGGTCGGCATCGTCGACCCGGCCGGCGACACCACCGGCACGCTGCGCGCGCCGGTCGTACCCGAGCTCGGCGACCTGCTCGCCCTCGGCGTCGACTACGCGGTGGTGGCCTGCCCGACGGCCCTGCACGAGCAGGTCGGCCTGGAACTGGCCGCCAACGGCGTCAGCGCCCTGATCGAGAAGCCCCTCGCGCAGAGCGTGGACGCGGCGCTGCGGCTCGTCGAGGCGTTCGAGGCCGCCAGCCTGGTGGCCGGGGTGGGGCACATCGAGCGTTACAACCCCGCCCTGCAGAACCTGCGCACCCGGCTGGAGGCGGGCGAGCTGGGCGAGGTCTACCAGGTCGTCACCCGCCGACAGGGCCCGTTCCCGCACCGCATCGCCGACGTCGGCGTGGTGATGGACCTGGCCACCCACGACATCGACCTGACCAGCTGGGTGACCGGCCAGGAATACACCTCGGTGTCGGCCCGGACGGTCTCGCGCAGCGGCCGGCTGCACGAGGACATGGTCGCCGTGGTGGGGCAGCTCGCCGACGGCACCATGGTCAACCACCTGGTCAACTGGCTGAGCCCGCTCAAGGAGCGGTCCACGGTGATCACCGGTGACCGGGGCTGCTTCATCGCCGACACCCTCACCGCCGACCTCACCTTCTACGCCAACGGCGCCATCGACACCGAGTGGGAGGCGCTGCGCGCGTTCCGGGGCGTCGCCGAGGGCGACATGGTGCGCTACGCGATCCCGAAGCGGGAGCCGCTGCTGGTCGAGCACGAGCGCTTCCGCGACGCGGTCGAGGGCAAGGAGAGCGACATCGTGACCCTGCGCCAGGGCCTGCGTACGGTCGAGGTGGCCGGCGCCGTCCTGCGTTCCGCGACCGATGGCAGCACGATCGCCGTGGGCACGGGCACCCCGTCCCCGGCGGGGGACACCCTCTCCACCCGCTGA
- a CDS encoding DegT/DnrJ/EryC1/StrS family aminotransferase: protein MAGPHPEFIPPARPIIGDAEIEAAVRVLRSGRVVQGPEVAAFEEEFGELVAGRHCVAVNSGTSALQLTLMALGFGPGDEVIVPSFSFAASANAVRLVGAEPVFVDIEAGSFCLDPEAVAAAVTPRTVAIMPVHLYGHPAAMDRIMAIAERHGLAVVEDAAQAHGAALNGTPVGAFGTAGCFSFYPTKNMHALEGGMVSTGDAELARTLRLLRNQGMEQRYANEIVGANMRMTDVAAAIGRVQLGQLGEWTEQRRANAKFLDSKITGMVTPPVADAARHVYHQYTVRVQGDRDAAQQRLTELGIGNAVYYPTPIHRLKPYLSEDGKPGPWDLPETERAAAEVVSLPVHPSLTEAELERIAEGANLAGGAR, encoded by the coding sequence ATGGCTGGGCCGCACCCAGAGTTCATTCCCCCAGCGCGGCCGATCATCGGTGACGCCGAGATCGAAGCGGCTGTTCGGGTGCTCCGCAGCGGCCGGGTGGTGCAGGGTCCCGAGGTCGCGGCCTTCGAGGAGGAGTTCGGCGAGCTGGTCGCCGGGCGGCACTGCGTCGCGGTGAACTCGGGGACCTCCGCCCTGCAGCTCACCCTCATGGCCCTCGGCTTCGGCCCGGGTGACGAGGTCATCGTGCCGTCGTTCTCCTTCGCGGCCAGCGCGAACGCCGTCCGGCTGGTCGGCGCCGAGCCGGTCTTCGTGGACATCGAGGCGGGCAGCTTCTGCCTCGACCCCGAGGCGGTCGCCGCCGCGGTCACCCCGCGCACCGTGGCGATCATGCCCGTCCACCTCTACGGCCACCCCGCCGCGATGGACCGGATCATGGCGATCGCCGAGCGGCACGGCCTGGCCGTCGTCGAGGACGCCGCCCAGGCCCACGGCGCCGCGCTGAACGGCACCCCGGTCGGCGCCTTCGGCACCGCCGGCTGCTTCAGCTTCTACCCGACCAAGAACATGCACGCCCTGGAGGGCGGCATGGTCAGCACCGGCGACGCCGAGCTGGCCCGCACCCTGCGGCTGCTGCGCAACCAGGGCATGGAGCAGCGGTACGCCAACGAGATCGTCGGCGCGAACATGCGGATGACCGACGTCGCGGCGGCCATCGGCCGGGTCCAGCTGGGCCAGCTGGGCGAGTGGACCGAGCAGCGCCGGGCCAACGCCAAGTTCCTCGACTCGAAGATCACCGGCATGGTCACCCCGCCGGTCGCCGACGCCGCCCGGCACGTCTACCACCAGTACACGGTGCGGGTGCAGGGTGACCGGGACGCCGCCCAGCAGCGCCTCACCGAGCTGGGCATCGGCAACGCCGTCTACTACCCGACCCCGATCCACCGGCTCAAGCCCTACCTGAGCGAGGACGGCAAGCCCGGCCCCTGGGACCTGCCGGAGACCGAGCGGGCCGCCGCCGAGGTCGTCTCCCTGCCGGTGCACCCCTCGCTGACCGAGGCCGAGCTGGAGCGCATCGCCGAGGGCGCGAACCTCGCCGGGGGTGCCCGATGA
- a CDS encoding glycosyltransferase, giving the protein MSTPRRAPRLVVLVANGITGDSRVQKTAIAAARDGWDVVLVGRSSRKKGELERSAMGPIQVIRVPVPQTLSRRPAREHRVRRTLTQFGIPDKSALARYRASHQAWLRSQTAKRNPPPRAWLRAHEAVHQFRLRAWGWEQFHSTQPLPPTGDWRTDWPTLLDIDLAFGPVLEELEPDVIHANDINTIPTAAMSAARLRARGRGCVWLYDAHEYVQGVAWPKPQQASGVRAAEREFIGRADAVVTVSEQIAEKLQTEYGLPKTPMVVGNSPVREGIRSGAVTASVRERAGVAEGVPLMVYAGWIGKERGLDTVIAALPQLPEHHLALVSGRMTPLLEELLARAEANGTRDRVHVVPYVAPYEVADYLSSADLGLIPFQRTPNCELSLPTKVSEYLHAGLPLVTSDVQVVRAFVEGHDIGETFTSGDVAGFTEAVRRATARRAELAAHIDEPILDDLSWERQSSKLLQLYRDLSGVAPAGPRDVPWTVQERPVTAPSTGTAEPRPLGGWRELGDTPIRLGLGPANYAGQAAAFARAICRDNTDVSVQVVMNKLPGSFDYPADVYLDSLRQPELDFQLEQLNRVLSQYTHVLVDAFMPLFGQLNGDNIEGDLPALRKAGIKVALLAHGSEIRHPDRHQQRHEFSLFSDAPDGIAAKLRKKAERNRRVAEESGLPAFVTTPDLLEDLPWATWAPLVVDVDAWACDRPVMQRPRPLVLHAPSKRWTKGTDRILPAMQALHDRGVIELRLAEGVAWAEMRELVRDCDLVLDQFTTGSFGTFAVEAMAAGKPVVAYLSEQVTKTVGGDLPIVNATPTNLTSVVESLLDDREATAKIGLASAEYARTYHDGTWTARQLTSFLR; this is encoded by the coding sequence ATGTCAACGCCCCGCCGAGCGCCGCGGCTCGTCGTACTGGTCGCCAACGGCATCACCGGCGACTCCCGCGTACAGAAGACCGCCATCGCCGCCGCCCGGGACGGGTGGGACGTGGTCCTGGTGGGCCGGAGCAGCCGCAAGAAGGGCGAGCTGGAGCGCTCCGCCATGGGGCCGATCCAGGTCATCCGGGTGCCGGTGCCGCAGACCCTGTCGCGCCGGCCGGCCCGCGAGCACCGGGTCCGCCGTACGCTGACGCAGTTCGGCATCCCGGACAAGTCCGCGCTGGCACGCTACCGCGCCTCGCACCAGGCCTGGCTCCGGTCGCAGACGGCGAAGCGCAACCCTCCGCCGCGCGCCTGGCTGCGGGCGCACGAGGCGGTCCACCAGTTCCGGCTGCGGGCCTGGGGCTGGGAACAGTTCCACAGCACCCAGCCGCTGCCGCCGACCGGCGACTGGCGGACCGACTGGCCGACGCTGCTCGACATCGACCTGGCGTTCGGGCCGGTGCTGGAGGAGCTGGAGCCGGACGTCATCCACGCCAACGACATCAACACGATCCCGACCGCGGCGATGAGCGCCGCGCGGCTGCGGGCGCGCGGGCGCGGCTGCGTCTGGCTGTACGACGCCCACGAGTACGTGCAGGGCGTCGCCTGGCCCAAGCCGCAGCAGGCCAGCGGCGTGCGGGCCGCCGAGCGGGAGTTCATCGGCCGGGCCGACGCGGTGGTCACCGTCTCCGAGCAGATCGCGGAGAAGCTCCAGACCGAGTACGGGCTGCCGAAGACCCCGATGGTGGTGGGAAACTCGCCGGTGCGCGAGGGCATCCGCAGCGGCGCCGTGACCGCCTCCGTGCGGGAGCGTGCCGGCGTCGCCGAGGGCGTGCCGTTGATGGTGTACGCGGGCTGGATCGGCAAGGAACGCGGGCTGGACACCGTCATCGCGGCGCTGCCGCAGCTGCCGGAGCACCACCTGGCCCTGGTCAGCGGCCGGATGACCCCGCTGCTGGAGGAGCTGCTCGCCCGGGCCGAGGCGAACGGTACGCGCGACCGGGTGCACGTGGTTCCCTACGTCGCCCCGTACGAGGTCGCCGACTACCTCAGCTCCGCCGACCTCGGCCTGATCCCGTTCCAGCGGACCCCGAACTGCGAGCTGTCCCTGCCGACGAAGGTCTCCGAGTACCTGCACGCCGGCCTTCCCCTGGTCACGAGCGACGTGCAGGTCGTCCGGGCGTTCGTCGAGGGGCACGACATCGGGGAGACCTTCACCTCCGGCGACGTGGCGGGCTTCACGGAGGCGGTACGCCGGGCCACCGCCCGCCGGGCCGAGCTGGCCGCGCACATCGACGAGCCGATCCTCGACGACCTGTCCTGGGAGCGGCAGAGCAGCAAGCTGCTCCAGCTCTACCGGGACCTCTCCGGCGTCGCGCCCGCCGGCCCGCGCGACGTGCCGTGGACGGTGCAGGAGCGCCCGGTCACCGCGCCGTCGACGGGCACCGCCGAGCCGCGGCCCCTGGGCGGCTGGCGCGAGCTCGGTGACACGCCGATCCGCCTCGGTCTCGGCCCGGCCAACTACGCCGGCCAGGCCGCCGCCTTCGCCCGGGCCATCTGCCGCGACAACACCGACGTGTCGGTGCAGGTGGTGATGAACAAGCTGCCCGGCTCGTTCGACTACCCGGCGGACGTCTACCTCGACTCGCTGCGGCAGCCGGAACTCGACTTCCAGCTGGAGCAGCTCAACCGGGTGCTCAGCCAGTACACCCACGTGCTGGTGGACGCGTTCATGCCGCTGTTCGGCCAGCTCAACGGCGACAACATCGAGGGCGACCTGCCGGCGCTGCGCAAGGCCGGGATCAAGGTCGCGCTGCTGGCGCACGGCAGCGAGATCCGGCACCCGGACCGCCACCAGCAGCGCCACGAGTTCTCCCTGTTCAGCGACGCGCCCGACGGGATCGCGGCGAAGCTGCGCAAGAAGGCCGAGCGCAACCGCCGGGTGGCGGAGGAGTCGGGGCTGCCGGCCTTCGTGACCACGCCGGACCTGCTCGAGGACCTGCCCTGGGCGACGTGGGCCCCGCTGGTGGTGGACGTCGACGCCTGGGCCTGCGACCGGCCGGTGATGCAGCGGCCCCGGCCGCTGGTGCTGCACGCGCCGTCCAAGCGGTGGACCAAGGGCACCGACCGGATCCTGCCGGCGATGCAGGCCCTGCACGACCGGGGCGTCATCGAGCTGCGGCTGGCCGAGGGGGTCGCCTGGGCCGAGATGCGTGAGCTGGTCCGCGACTGCGACCTGGTGCTCGACCAGTTCACCACGGGCAGCTTCGGCACCTTCGCGGTCGAGGCGATGGCCGCCGGCAAGCCGGTGGTGGCCTACCTCAGCGAGCAGGTCACGAAGACCGTCGGCGGCGACCTGCCGATCGTCAACGCCACCCCGACCAACCTCACCTCGGTCGTGGAGTCCCTGCTCGACGACCGGGAGGCGACTGCCAAGATCGGCCTGGCCTCCGCCGAGTACGCCCGCACCTACCACGACGGCACCTGGACGGCCCGTCAGCTCACCTCGTTCCTTCGCTGA
- a CDS encoding bifunctional cytidylyltransferase/SDR family oxidoreductase, which yields MTQDHTAGPTAAPENPAPWRPSRTVAVVLAGGTGTRLGLGIPKQLLKIAGKPIIEHTLAVFEAAPEIDEIVVLMATGHLADAQQIVDKAGFRKVTKVIEGGDTRNATTRIALDAVGEGDCNILFHDAVRPLVSGRIVRECVNALWTYSAVDVAIPSADTIVQVDEDDCITDIPVRSSLRRGQTPQAFRSGTIREAYRLAEGDPHFAATDDCGVVLRYLPGTPIKVIDGSDENIKVTHPVDVHLADKLFQLAAAQAPRVTDERSYTEELTGRTIVVFGGSYGIGHDLAELARRYGAQVFPFSRSSTGTHVERAEDVEAALKTAFEATGRIDHVVVTAGILEKGALAEMDQDTMDRVLQVNFVGPVIVARQSLPYLQQTKGQLLLYTSSSYTRGRARYALYSSTKAALVNLTQALSDEWAEFGVRVNCINPERTATPMRTKAFGEEPEHTLLAAETVAQSSLDVLISDLTGQVIDVRRAPGEVPAQPGPARAERDASLADAG from the coding sequence ATGACGCAGGACCACACCGCTGGCCCGACCGCCGCACCGGAGAACCCGGCACCGTGGCGGCCCTCGCGGACGGTGGCGGTGGTGCTGGCCGGCGGCACCGGGACCCGGCTGGGCCTCGGCATCCCGAAGCAGCTGCTCAAGATCGCCGGTAAGCCGATCATCGAGCACACCCTGGCGGTCTTCGAGGCGGCGCCCGAGATCGACGAGATCGTCGTGCTGATGGCCACGGGCCACCTCGCCGACGCCCAGCAGATCGTCGACAAGGCCGGCTTCCGCAAGGTCACCAAGGTGATCGAGGGCGGCGACACCCGCAACGCCACCACCCGGATCGCGCTCGACGCCGTCGGCGAGGGCGACTGCAACATCCTCTTCCACGACGCGGTGCGGCCCCTGGTCAGCGGCCGGATCGTCCGGGAGTGCGTGAACGCGCTCTGGACGTACTCGGCGGTCGACGTGGCGATCCCGTCGGCCGACACGATCGTCCAGGTCGACGAGGACGACTGCATCACCGACATCCCGGTGCGCTCCTCGCTGCGCCGGGGCCAGACGCCGCAGGCGTTCCGCTCGGGCACCATCCGCGAGGCCTACCGGCTCGCCGAGGGCGACCCGCACTTCGCCGCCACCGACGACTGCGGGGTGGTGCTGCGCTACCTGCCCGGCACGCCGATCAAGGTCATCGACGGCTCCGACGAGAACATCAAGGTCACCCACCCCGTCGACGTGCACCTGGCGGACAAGCTGTTCCAGCTCGCCGCCGCGCAGGCGCCCCGGGTGACCGACGAGCGCAGCTACACCGAGGAGCTGACCGGCCGGACCATCGTCGTCTTCGGCGGCAGCTACGGCATCGGCCACGACCTCGCCGAGCTGGCCCGCCGCTACGGCGCGCAGGTCTTCCCGTTCAGCCGCTCCAGCACCGGCACCCACGTCGAGCGCGCCGAGGACGTCGAGGCGGCGCTGAAGACCGCCTTCGAGGCCACCGGCCGGATCGACCACGTGGTGGTCACGGCCGGCATCCTGGAGAAGGGCGCCCTCGCCGAGATGGACCAGGACACCATGGACCGGGTGCTCCAGGTCAACTTCGTGGGGCCCGTCATCGTCGCCCGCCAGTCGCTGCCCTACCTCCAGCAGACCAAGGGCCAGCTGCTGCTCTACACCTCCAGCTCCTACACCCGGGGCCGGGCCCGCTACGCGCTCTACTCCTCCACCAAGGCGGCCCTGGTCAACCTCACCCAGGCGCTGTCGGACGAGTGGGCGGAGTTCGGCGTACGGGTCAACTGCATCAACCCCGAGCGGACCGCGACCCCGATGCGCACCAAGGCGTTCGGCGAGGAGCCGGAGCACACCCTGCTCGCCGCCGAGACCGTCGCCCAGTCGTCGCTGGACGTGCTGATCTCCGACCTGACCGGGCAGGTCATCGACGTGCGCCGCGCGCCCGGCGAGGTGCCGGCCCAGCCGGGGCCCGCGCGGGCCGAGCGGGACGCGAGCCTCGCCGACGCCGGCTGA
- a CDS encoding ABC transporter permease produces MANTTVADPDSGLTGAQLAKRYGLRFAGERPSLGEYAGQLWRYRHFIAAYANAKLVASFSNARLGQLWQVLTPLTNAAVYYLIFGVVLAQNRTPNFIAYLCTGLFIFNFTQTAVQTGTQSITSNLGLIRALHFPRACLPLAVTVTQFQQLLGSMVVLAVIVLVTGEPITLAWLMLVPAILLQTVFNGGLTMVVARMGSKLADLKQVMPFVMRTWMYGSGVLYSVELFRDELPPWASGLVELNPALVYIELARYSLLENTPLLSSSLLQLWVTALGWAIVMGVGGFIYFWRGEQEYGRG; encoded by the coding sequence ATGGCCAACACCACGGTGGCCGACCCGGATTCCGGGCTCACCGGGGCCCAGCTCGCCAAGCGGTACGGGCTCCGGTTCGCCGGCGAGCGGCCGTCCCTCGGCGAATACGCGGGGCAGCTCTGGCGCTACCGGCACTTCATCGCCGCGTACGCCAACGCCAAGCTGGTGGCGTCGTTCAGCAACGCCCGGCTCGGGCAGCTGTGGCAGGTACTCACCCCGTTGACCAACGCGGCGGTCTACTACCTGATCTTCGGCGTGGTGCTGGCACAGAACAGGACCCCGAACTTCATCGCCTACCTCTGCACCGGTCTGTTCATCTTCAACTTCACGCAGACCGCGGTGCAGACCGGCACGCAGTCGATCACCAGCAACCTGGGCCTGATCCGGGCGCTGCACTTCCCCCGGGCCTGCCTGCCGCTGGCCGTGACCGTCACCCAGTTCCAGCAGCTCCTCGGCTCGATGGTGGTGCTCGCCGTCATCGTGCTGGTGACCGGCGAGCCGATCACCCTGGCCTGGCTGATGCTGGTGCCGGCGATCCTGCTCCAGACGGTCTTCAACGGCGGGCTCACGATGGTGGTGGCCCGGATGGGCTCGAAGCTGGCGGACCTCAAGCAGGTCATGCCCTTCGTCATGCGCACCTGGATGTACGGCTCCGGGGTGCTCTACAGCGTGGAGCTCTTCCGCGATGAGCTGCCGCCCTGGGCCTCCGGGCTGGTCGAGCTGAACCCGGCGCTGGTCTACATCGAGTTGGCCCGGTACTCGCTGCTGGAGAACACGCCACTGCTCAGTTCCTCCCTGCTCCAGCTCTGGGTGACGGCGCTGGGCTGGGCGATCGTGATGGGCGTCGGGGGTTTCATCTACTTCTGGCGGGGCGAACAGGAGTACGGCCGTGGTTGA
- a CDS encoding ABC transporter ATP-binding protein, with amino-acid sequence MVEQFESSNDVTVTLPQVRERIPTVVVDDAHVIYRIHKGAGGGGGPVGALKRIVSRTSAPNIREVHAVKGVSFTAYRGEAIGLIGSNGSGKSTMLRAIAGLLPVNRGAVYTQGQPSLLGVNAALLNDLSGERNVVLGCLAMGMSPEEVQRRTPEIIDFSGINQRGDFASLPMRTYSSGMGARLRFSIAAAKKHDVLLIDEALATGDKIFRKRSERRVRELREGAGTVFLVSHQLSSIRDTCERTIWLESGVLRMDGPTDEVVREYEAFSGK; translated from the coding sequence GTGGTTGAGCAGTTCGAGTCGTCCAACGACGTGACGGTGACGCTGCCCCAGGTGCGGGAGCGCATCCCCACCGTGGTGGTGGACGACGCCCACGTCATCTACCGGATCCACAAGGGCGCCGGCGGGGGCGGCGGCCCGGTCGGCGCCCTCAAGCGGATCGTGAGCCGCACCTCGGCGCCGAACATCCGGGAGGTGCACGCGGTCAAGGGGGTCAGCTTCACCGCGTACCGGGGCGAGGCGATCGGGCTGATCGGCAGCAACGGCTCGGGCAAGTCGACCATGCTGCGCGCCATCGCCGGCCTGCTGCCGGTCAACCGCGGCGCGGTCTACACGCAGGGGCAGCCGTCGCTGCTCGGGGTCAACGCGGCCCTGCTCAACGACCTCTCCGGCGAGCGCAACGTCGTGCTGGGCTGCCTGGCCATGGGCATGTCGCCCGAGGAGGTGCAGCGCCGCACCCCGGAGATCATCGACTTCTCCGGCATCAACCAGCGGGGCGACTTCGCCTCGCTGCCGATGCGCACCTACTCCTCCGGCATGGGCGCCCGGCTGCGGTTCTCCATCGCCGCGGCCAAGAAGCACGACGTGCTGCTCATCGACGAGGCCCTCGCCACCGGCGACAAGATCTTCCGCAAGCGCAGCGAGCGGCGGGTACGGGAGCTGCGCGAGGGCGCCGGCACGGTGTTCCTCGTCAGCCACCAGCTCTCCTCGATCCGGGACACCTGCGAGCGGACGATCTGGCTGGAATCGGGCGTCCTGCGCATGGACGGCCCGACCGACGAGGTCGTCCGGGAGTACGAGGCGTTCAGCGGCAAGTAG
- a CDS encoding TetR/AcrR family transcriptional regulator has protein sequence MKTDKRRVPAGAAVLRDDITTAIRRAVTQELAEVGYGRLSIEAVARRAGVSKTAIYRRWRSKLELVLDMVSAVAGRKLPMVDAGSLRGDVELLLLVAAGALRHPLASQIIPDLLAEAARNPQIAETLQRALAGYQDRVGELVIGRAVERGELPAGADRRGAADLIVGPVYWRLAISRTPLDTPEIARMAAAIVAALRVACTGPSLDEPAVWDTRSLTASEPHRAGA, from the coding sequence GTGAAGACCGATAAGAGGCGGGTGCCGGCCGGTGCGGCGGTGCTCCGTGACGACATCACCACGGCCATCCGCCGCGCGGTCACGCAGGAGCTGGCGGAGGTCGGCTACGGCCGGTTGTCGATAGAGGCGGTGGCCCGGCGGGCCGGGGTCAGCAAGACGGCGATCTACCGCCGGTGGCGCTCCAAGCTCGAACTGGTGCTCGACATGGTCTCCGCGGTCGCCGGCCGCAAGCTGCCCATGGTCGACGCCGGGAGCCTGCGCGGGGACGTGGAGCTGCTGCTGCTCGTCGCCGCCGGGGCGCTGCGCCACCCGCTGGCCTCGCAGATCATTCCGGACCTGCTCGCCGAGGCGGCGCGCAACCCGCAGATCGCCGAGACCCTCCAGCGCGCGTTGGCCGGCTACCAGGACCGGGTCGGCGAGCTCGTCATCGGCCGAGCGGTCGAGCGGGGCGAACTGCCGGCGGGAGCCGACCGGCGCGGCGCGGCGGATCTGATCGTCGGGCCGGTCTACTGGCGGCTGGCGATTTCGCGGACACCTCTTGACACGCCGGAGATCGCCCGCATGGCCGCCGCGATCGTCGCGGCCCTACGGGTAGCATGTACCGGTCCGTCCCTCGACGAACCGGCGGTGTGGGACACCCGGTCCCTGACCGCTTCTGAACCCCACCGGGCCGGTGCGTGA